The Haloarchaeobius amylolyticus genome window below encodes:
- a CDS encoding DUF6789 family protein, with translation MAPETTTPTDVETTNKLKAWQGGVVGGLVGGAVFGILLTLQAPGVIENGIPALLGLSGGLAGWTIHMSISAVLGVAFAALHEQLPQVGADVQKNIAAGIVFGIVLWAILAVTVMPFWLQAVGFAGAPAFPNISTTSLVGHLAFGGVLGAVYPLVTFTTGAVEAETGTQPQ, from the coding sequence ATGGCACCCGAAACCACAACACCCACAGACGTTGAAACTACCAACAAACTGAAAGCATGGCAGGGCGGGGTCGTCGGCGGACTCGTCGGGGGTGCCGTCTTCGGCATCCTGCTGACCCTGCAGGCCCCCGGCGTCATCGAGAACGGCATCCCGGCGCTGCTCGGGCTCTCCGGCGGGCTGGCCGGCTGGACCATCCACATGTCCATCTCGGCGGTCCTCGGGGTGGCCTTCGCCGCGCTCCACGAGCAACTGCCCCAGGTCGGGGCGGACGTCCAGAAGAACATCGCCGCAGGAATCGTGTTCGGTATCGTACTCTGGGCGATACTCGCGGTCACGGTGATGCCGTTCTGGCTGCAGGCCGTCGGCTTCGCCGGCGCCCCGGCCTTCCCGAACATCAGCACCACCAGCCTCGTCGGGCACCTCGCCTTCGGCGGCGTCCTCGGCGCGGTGTACCCGCTCGTGACCTTCACGACCGGGGCCGTCGAGGCCGAGACCGGGACGCAACCGCAGTGA
- a CDS encoding acetylglutamate/acetylaminoadipate kinase: MTVVVKIGGARAVNPAGALADVQDLVASGEQVVVVHGGSTAVDETLKALGKEPTYVETPGGVVGRFTDAETMEVFQMVMPGKLNTQLVEGLQNQGVNAVGLSGVDGGLLTGKRKSAVRVLEDGKKKIKRGDHSGKLEAVNTDLLDTLLSGGYTPVVTVPMLGEERDGSLTAVNADADRAAAHVAGALGAALVVLTDVSGVYADPEDASTRIDTVEDSEGWDALEAAAEGFMTKKVMATKEALETGASSVVVATANADEPIQSALAGDGTTILPSALGLSNDDQQEVTQ, encoded by the coding sequence ATGACGGTAGTCGTGAAAATCGGCGGTGCCCGCGCCGTCAACCCGGCAGGGGCACTCGCCGACGTGCAGGACCTCGTCGCCTCCGGCGAGCAGGTCGTGGTCGTCCACGGCGGCTCGACCGCGGTCGACGAGACGCTCAAGGCCCTCGGCAAGGAGCCGACCTACGTCGAGACGCCCGGCGGCGTCGTCGGCCGCTTCACCGATGCGGAGACCATGGAGGTGTTCCAGATGGTCATGCCGGGCAAGCTCAACACGCAACTGGTCGAGGGGCTCCAGAACCAGGGCGTGAACGCGGTCGGCCTCTCCGGGGTCGACGGCGGCCTCCTCACGGGCAAGCGCAAGTCCGCGGTCCGCGTCCTCGAGGACGGGAAGAAGAAGATCAAGCGCGGTGACCACTCCGGCAAGCTCGAGGCCGTGAACACCGACCTCCTCGACACCCTGCTCTCGGGCGGCTACACGCCGGTCGTGACCGTCCCGATGCTCGGCGAGGAGCGTGACGGCAGCCTGACCGCGGTGAACGCCGACGCCGACCGCGCCGCGGCCCACGTCGCGGGCGCACTCGGCGCGGCCCTCGTGGTCCTGACCGACGTCTCCGGCGTCTACGCCGACCCCGAGGACGCCTCGACCCGCATCGACACGGTCGAAGATTCCGAGGGCTGGGACGCCCTCGAAGCCGCCGCGGAGGGCTTCATGACGAAGAAGGTGATGGCGACGAAGGAAGCCCTCGAAACGGGTGCAAGCTCTGTCGTCGTCGCCACCGCGAACGCCGACGAGCCCATCCAGTCCGCGCTCGCGGGCGACGGCACGACGATTCTCCCGAGTGCCCTCGGGCTCTCCAACGACGACCAGCAGGAGGTGACGCAGTAG
- a CDS encoding helix-turn-helix domain-containing protein — translation MADATPDDLGDLMEQPDPGFREVMSCVFGIHQHETRTYLALIDQPGSTVEELAAELERDRSNVNRSLSTLLERGLASRERRLLDSGGYVYQYTAESLPEAKEMLHQALDEWTENVHEVIEEFDGELPE, via the coding sequence ATGGCAGACGCGACGCCGGACGACCTCGGCGACCTCATGGAACAGCCAGACCCCGGCTTCCGCGAGGTCATGAGCTGCGTCTTCGGCATCCACCAGCACGAGACGCGGACGTACCTCGCGCTCATCGACCAGCCCGGCAGCACCGTCGAGGAACTCGCGGCGGAACTCGAACGGGACCGCAGCAACGTCAACCGGTCGCTGTCGACGCTGCTCGAACGCGGCCTCGCCTCGCGGGAACGCCGCCTGCTCGACTCCGGTGGCTACGTCTACCAGTACACCGCCGAGTCCCTCCCCGAGGCCAAGGAGATGCTCCACCAGGCGCTCGACGAGTGGACCGAGAACGTCCACGAGGTCATCGAGGAGTTCGACGGGGAACTGCCGGAGTAG
- a CDS encoding aspartate aminotransferase family protein yields MSNDFVFSRKPISIERGEDVFLYADDGTEYLDMGASYACTPAGHSHPDVVGAVQEQVADLTFVQGSYPTSSRDELYEKLGALAPGEVSNVWLCNSGTEANEAALKFARSATENTKIVATKRGFHGRTMGALSATWKPKYRKPFEPLLDDVEFVSYGDSEELAEAVDDDTAAVILEPVQGEGGVNPSTTEFLEAAREATEENGAALVFDEVQTGLGRTGSFWACEAAGVTPDIVTSAKGLANGLPLGATLCADWIAEDAGPHGSTFSGGPVVSAAAAATLDVIVDEDLPGNAQAVGDYLVSELEAADLPVREVRNAGLLVGIEVGRKANRVLRDLAMEHQILALPAGRTVVRLLPPLTMTEAHADEVVEALVDILGTEE; encoded by the coding sequence ATGTCCAACGACTTCGTCTTCTCACGCAAACCCATCAGCATCGAACGCGGCGAGGACGTGTTCCTCTACGCCGACGACGGCACCGAGTACCTCGACATGGGCGCGAGCTACGCCTGCACGCCCGCCGGCCACTCCCATCCGGACGTGGTCGGGGCAGTCCAGGAGCAGGTCGCAGACCTCACGTTCGTCCAGGGCTCGTACCCGACGAGTTCGCGCGACGAACTGTACGAGAAACTCGGGGCGCTCGCACCCGGCGAGGTCAGCAACGTCTGGCTCTGCAACTCCGGGACCGAAGCGAACGAGGCGGCGCTGAAGTTCGCCCGGAGCGCGACCGAGAACACGAAGATCGTCGCCACGAAGCGCGGCTTCCACGGCCGCACCATGGGCGCGCTCTCGGCCACGTGGAAACCGAAGTACCGCAAGCCCTTCGAGCCGCTGCTGGACGACGTGGAGTTCGTGAGCTACGGCGATTCGGAAGAACTCGCCGAGGCGGTCGACGACGACACCGCCGCGGTCATCCTCGAACCCGTCCAGGGCGAGGGTGGCGTCAATCCGAGTACGACCGAATTCCTCGAAGCGGCCCGCGAGGCCACCGAGGAGAACGGTGCCGCACTGGTCTTCGACGAGGTCCAGACCGGCCTCGGCCGGACCGGCTCGTTCTGGGCCTGCGAGGCCGCGGGGGTCACGCCCGACATCGTGACGAGTGCGAAGGGCCTTGCAAATGGGCTCCCGCTGGGCGCGACGCTGTGTGCCGACTGGATCGCCGAGGACGCGGGCCCCCACGGCTCGACGTTCTCGGGCGGCCCGGTCGTCTCCGCGGCTGCCGCTGCGACGCTCGACGTCATCGTGGACGAGGACCTGCCCGGGAACGCGCAGGCGGTCGGCGACTATCTGGTCTCGGAACTCGAAGCCGCCGACCTGCCGGTGCGTGAGGTCCGCAACGCCGGCCTGCTCGTCGGTATCGAGGTCGGCCGCAAGGCGAACAGGGTCCTGCGCGACCTCGCGATGGAGCACCAGATACTCGCGCTCCCCGCGGGGCGCACCGTGGTCCGGCTGCTCCCGCCGCTGACGATGACGGAGGCGCACGCCGACGAGGTCGTCGAGGCACTGGTCGACATCCTGGGGACGGAGGAATGA
- a CDS encoding PrsW family intramembrane metalloprotease, protein MPLRRLTTRLHRIVHWSPDDAQVGREPTRALGDERDLYEVSTWEPRSVLDRVALAAGRGIGGYWKVLLVAVLFVVATASAGATLVVLWLVPGLGAYTLLSVVLAAGITVSLWAVFAPGLALRSLVVTFALGVLLAALAVTWNTALGGVESLPLVGVVLYAFLVVAPGEEVAKLLAVRLYAYTDDRQFGRVVDGAVYGAVAGLAFATYENVGFLMQEALVALQQPYTPLAFVLGDVAATRLLSAPGHVLYTAFAGYYLGLARFNREHAGAIVLKGLLVVVVVHATFNVLIAEALPDLLGLGDIGWSLLVLTYDGAFGYVLYRKLARYRDAYRAATEQGGEPPGVPPTAAPPGAPPDPAVETVSGGGGPPDDDAPPH, encoded by the coding sequence ATGCCACTACGACGACTCACGACGCGGCTGCATCGAATCGTCCACTGGTCGCCCGACGACGCACAGGTCGGTCGGGAGCCGACCCGGGCGCTCGGCGACGAGCGCGACCTCTACGAGGTGTCGACCTGGGAACCACGGAGCGTGCTCGACCGGGTCGCGCTGGCAGCCGGGCGGGGCATCGGTGGGTACTGGAAGGTCCTGCTCGTGGCCGTCCTGTTCGTCGTCGCGACGGCCTCGGCCGGGGCGACGCTCGTCGTCCTCTGGCTCGTGCCCGGACTCGGGGCGTACACCCTGCTGTCGGTCGTCCTCGCGGCCGGCATCACGGTCTCGCTCTGGGCCGTCTTCGCGCCCGGACTGGCACTGCGGTCGCTGGTCGTCACCTTCGCGCTCGGCGTCCTCCTGGCGGCGCTGGCGGTCACCTGGAACACGGCGCTGGGTGGCGTCGAGTCCCTGCCACTGGTCGGGGTCGTCCTCTACGCCTTCCTCGTCGTCGCACCCGGCGAGGAGGTGGCGAAACTGCTGGCGGTGCGCCTGTACGCCTACACCGACGACCGGCAGTTCGGCCGGGTCGTCGACGGGGCGGTCTACGGCGCCGTGGCCGGCCTGGCCTTCGCGACCTACGAGAACGTCGGCTTCCTCATGCAGGAGGCGCTGGTCGCCCTCCAGCAGCCGTACACCCCACTCGCGTTCGTGCTGGGGGACGTGGCGGCGACCCGCCTGCTCAGCGCGCCGGGGCACGTCCTCTACACCGCGTTCGCGGGCTACTACCTCGGGCTGGCCCGGTTCAACCGCGAGCACGCGGGCGCCATCGTCCTGAAGGGCCTGCTCGTCGTCGTGGTCGTCCACGCGACGTTCAACGTCCTCATCGCCGAGGCGTTGCCGGACCTGCTCGGCCTCGGCGACATCGGCTGGTCGCTGCTGGTGCTGACCTACGACGGCGCCTTCGGGTACGTGCTCTACCGGAAACTGGCGCGCTACCGCGACGCCTACCGGGCCGCCACCGAGCAGGGTGGGGAACCACCGGGCGTCCCGCCGACCGCCGCCCCGCCCGGGGCGCCACCCGACCCGGCGGTCGAGACAGTGTCGGGTGGTGGGGGACCACCGGACGACGACGCACCGCCGCACTGA
- the serA gene encoding phosphoglycerate dehydrogenase: protein MKVLVTDPIADAGLAVLRDAGHEVETAYDVEGEALLEAVADANGLIVRSGTDVSREVFEAADDLVIVGRAGIGVDNIDIEAATDHGVIVANAPEGNVRAASEHTVAMAFAAARSIPQAHVRLKGGEWAKGDYLGTEVNGKTLGVVGLGRVGQEVAKKFHSLGMDLVAFDPYISEERAEQLGAELVDLEECLERADFLTVHVPLTDETANMISDDELAKLAGGYVVNCARGGVVDEDALARAVEDDVLAGAAVDVFAEEPVPEDNPLLDIDDVVVTPHLGASTEAAQENVAVSTAEQVVAAFAGEPVMNALNAPSIDETAFPRLKPYVELAETAGKVAAQLLDDRIENISVVYQGDIADEEVDFVTASALKGVFEPLEWQVNAVNAPRIAEERGVEVTESKTRSAEDFQSLITVKVSDGDDEVSVCGTLFAGDDPRIVRVDGYRVDAIPHGRMVVARNADEPGVIGLIGSVMGDYDVNIAGMFNARETIGGEALTVYNVDSEVPEAAIQALHDDDRIIEVRQIVLNGGE, encoded by the coding sequence ATGAAGGTACTCGTGACCGACCCCATCGCGGACGCCGGCCTGGCCGTGCTCCGGGATGCGGGCCACGAGGTCGAGACAGCGTACGACGTGGAGGGCGAGGCCCTCCTCGAAGCAGTGGCCGACGCCAACGGGCTCATCGTCCGCTCCGGGACGGACGTCTCCCGCGAGGTGTTCGAGGCCGCAGACGACCTCGTCATCGTCGGGCGTGCCGGCATCGGCGTCGACAACATCGACATCGAGGCCGCGACCGACCACGGGGTCATCGTCGCGAACGCGCCCGAGGGCAACGTCCGCGCCGCCTCCGAGCACACGGTCGCGATGGCGTTCGCCGCCGCGCGCTCCATCCCGCAGGCCCACGTCCGCCTCAAGGGCGGCGAGTGGGCCAAGGGCGACTACCTCGGGACCGAGGTCAACGGGAAGACCCTGGGCGTCGTCGGCCTCGGCCGCGTCGGCCAGGAGGTCGCGAAGAAGTTCCACAGTCTCGGCATGGACCTCGTCGCGTTCGACCCGTACATCTCCGAGGAGCGCGCCGAACAGCTCGGCGCCGAACTCGTCGACCTCGAGGAGTGTCTCGAACGCGCCGACTTCCTCACCGTCCACGTCCCGCTGACCGACGAGACGGCGAACATGATCTCCGACGACGAACTCGCCAAGCTCGCGGGCGGCTACGTCGTCAACTGCGCCCGCGGTGGCGTCGTCGACGAGGACGCGCTCGCCCGCGCCGTCGAGGACGACGTGCTCGCCGGGGCTGCGGTCGACGTGTTCGCCGAGGAGCCCGTCCCCGAGGACAACCCGCTGCTCGACATCGACGACGTCGTCGTCACGCCCCACCTCGGCGCGTCCACCGAGGCCGCCCAGGAGAACGTGGCCGTCTCGACCGCCGAGCAGGTCGTCGCCGCGTTCGCCGGCGAACCCGTGATGAACGCGCTGAACGCCCCGTCCATCGACGAGACGGCGTTCCCACGCCTGAAGCCGTACGTCGAACTCGCCGAGACCGCCGGCAAGGTCGCCGCCCAGCTGCTCGACGACCGCATCGAGAACATCTCCGTGGTCTACCAGGGCGACATCGCCGACGAGGAGGTCGACTTCGTCACCGCCAGCGCGCTCAAGGGCGTCTTCGAGCCGCTGGAGTGGCAGGTCAACGCGGTCAACGCCCCGCGCATCGCCGAGGAGCGCGGCGTCGAGGTCACCGAGTCCAAGACCCGTTCGGCCGAGGACTTCCAGAGCCTCATCACGGTGAAGGTCTCCGACGGCGACGACGAGGTCTCGGTCTGTGGAACCCTGTTCGCGGGCGACGACCCGCGCATCGTCCGCGTCGACGGCTACCGCGTCGACGCCATCCCGCACGGCCGCATGGTCGTCGCGCGCAACGCCGACGAGCCCGGCGTCATCGGCCTCATCGGCAGCGTCATGGGTGACTACGACGTGAACATCGCCGGCATGTTCAACGCCCGCGAGACCATCGGCGGGGAGGCACTCACCGTCTACAACGTCGACAGCGAGGTGCCCGAGGCGGCCATCCAGGCGCTCCACGACGACGACCGCATCATCGAGGTGCGCCAGATCGTCCTGAACGGCGGCGAGTAA
- a CDS encoding [LysW]-lysine hydrolase, which translates to MSTSMATAVSDGVARELLESMVSIPSPSGEETAAAERLRNFFQEHDREAYIDEVGNVRAPADDSVLLTSHIDTVPGDIPVRIEEEDGETVLWGRGTVDATGPLCAMAVAAVRTGVSFVGVVGEESDSRGARYLVEDRAEPDAVINGEPSGWDGVTLGYRGFLTAQYTAHTDSAHTSRPEPNAIQDAMAWWERVEDAYPPAADGEVFDSVTAKPVAIDGGVTADGLAYEATIDAQFRIPPGTDAAAIRETVEAALAAGSIEWDDHIPPVMVSPRSEVARAFRVAIRRRGGDPRLLRKTGTADVNLYAAAWDCPMATYGPGDSALDHAPDERIALSDYDDAIAVLETVSDELQ; encoded by the coding sequence ATGAGCACGAGCATGGCAACCGCAGTCAGCGACGGGGTCGCCCGCGAACTGCTCGAATCCATGGTCTCCATCCCCTCGCCCTCGGGCGAGGAGACGGCCGCCGCCGAGCGCCTGCGCAACTTCTTCCAGGAACACGACCGCGAGGCGTACATCGACGAGGTCGGGAACGTCCGCGCCCCGGCCGACGACTCGGTCCTGCTGACCTCCCACATCGACACGGTGCCCGGCGACATCCCGGTCCGCATCGAGGAGGAGGACGGCGAGACGGTCCTCTGGGGCCGCGGGACCGTCGACGCGACCGGCCCGCTGTGTGCTATGGCCGTCGCGGCGGTCCGCACCGGCGTCTCCTTCGTCGGCGTCGTCGGCGAGGAGTCCGACTCCCGCGGGGCGCGCTACCTCGTCGAGGACCGTGCAGAGCCCGACGCCGTCATCAACGGCGAACCCTCGGGCTGGGACGGCGTGACGCTCGGCTACCGCGGCTTCCTCACCGCGCAGTACACGGCCCACACCGACTCGGCGCACACCTCGCGCCCCGAGCCCAACGCCATCCAGGACGCGATGGCCTGGTGGGAGCGCGTCGAGGACGCGTACCCGCCGGCCGCCGACGGCGAGGTGTTCGACTCCGTGACGGCGAAACCCGTCGCCATCGACGGGGGCGTCACCGCGGACGGCCTCGCCTACGAGGCGACGATCGACGCACAGTTCCGGATTCCGCCCGGCACCGACGCCGCGGCCATCCGCGAGACGGTCGAAGCCGCGCTGGCTGCGGGTTCCATCGAGTGGGACGACCACATCCCGCCCGTGATGGTGAGCCCGCGAAGCGAGGTCGCGCGAGCGTTCCGCGTCGCGATACGCCGACGAGGGGGCGACCCCCGCCTCCTCCGCAAGACCGGCACCGCCGACGTGAACCTGTACGCCGCCGCGTGGGACTGCCCGATGGCCACCTACGGCCCGGGCGACTCCGCACTGGACCACGCGCCGGACGAACGTATCGCGCTGTCCGACTACGACGACGCCATCGCGGTCTTAGAGACCGTCTCCGACGAACTGCAATGA
- the serB gene encoding phosphoserine phosphatase SerB: protein MTLVAFDFDGTLSDSEMTVLLGQRKGVADQMTEITQRAMNDEIGYAESLRQRAGLLADLADEDAQAAFDEVELREGAADLIRELNDHDVVVAIFTGGFQRGVKAALEREGVSVDAIVSNRLPVEDGALTGGVEGPLIEGTKDTALRNYADEMAIDIADTVAVGDGANDLPMLEVAGLAVGFEPKPAVAPACDETVKTMAELQALFEEQGVF from the coding sequence ATGACACTCGTCGCGTTCGACTTCGACGGTACCCTCTCTGACTCGGAGATGACGGTCCTGCTCGGCCAGCGCAAGGGCGTCGCCGACCAGATGACCGAGATCACCCAGCGCGCCATGAACGACGAGATCGGCTACGCCGAGAGCCTCCGCCAGCGCGCCGGCCTGCTGGCCGACCTCGCCGACGAGGACGCCCAGGCCGCCTTCGACGAGGTGGAACTCCGCGAGGGCGCGGCCGACCTCATCCGCGAACTGAACGACCACGACGTGGTCGTCGCCATCTTCACCGGCGGCTTCCAGCGCGGCGTGAAGGCCGCCCTCGAACGCGAGGGCGTCAGCGTCGACGCCATCGTCTCGAACCGCCTCCCCGTCGAGGACGGCGCCCTCACCGGCGGCGTCGAGGGCCCACTCATCGAGGGCACCAAGGACACCGCGCTGCGCAACTACGCCGACGAGATGGCCATCGACATCGCGGACACCGTCGCGGTCGGCGACGGCGCGAACGACCTGCCGATGCTGGAGGTCGCCGGGCTGGCGGTCGGCTTCGAACCCAAGCCCGCGGTCGCCCCCGCCTGTGACGAGACCGTCAAGACGATGGCGGAACTGCAGGCGCTGTTCGAGGAACAGGGCGTCTTCTGA
- the argF gene encoding ornithine carbamoyltransferase, giving the protein MSTHTDSTTPMPAQTTKHFLTVDDLSTAELDAVLEQAATYKQQLDAGESHADLAGKTLAMLFEKPSTRTRVSFETGMTQLGGHAVFLGPDDTQLDRGEPIKDTARALSGYVDVIMARLFDHDDLTELAAYADVPVVNGLTDDAHPCQTLADLQTIQETFGDLSEVSAAWVGDGNNVAQSFAKGCAMTGVDLTVATPEGYGLSDETLDACADLGDEPAVTTDPAEAVAQSDVVYTDVWVSMGEEDEREEKVAAFDGFQLNGDLLAGTDAKVMHCLPAHRGEEVDDETIEGERSLVWQQAENRMHAQKALLTSVVRGF; this is encoded by the coding sequence ATGAGCACCCACACCGACTCCACCACACCGATGCCAGCACAGACCACGAAGCACTTCCTGACCGTCGACGACCTGAGCACAGCCGAACTCGACGCTGTCCTCGAGCAGGCGGCGACGTACAAGCAACAGCTCGATGCGGGCGAGTCCCACGCGGACCTCGCCGGCAAGACGCTGGCCATGCTCTTCGAGAAGCCCTCGACGCGCACCCGCGTCTCCTTCGAGACGGGGATGACCCAGCTCGGCGGGCACGCCGTCTTCCTCGGCCCGGACGACACGCAACTCGACCGCGGCGAACCCATCAAGGACACGGCGCGTGCCCTCTCGGGCTACGTCGACGTCATCATGGCCCGCCTGTTCGACCACGACGACCTCACCGAACTCGCGGCATATGCCGACGTACCGGTCGTCAACGGCCTCACGGACGACGCCCATCCCTGCCAGACGCTCGCGGACCTGCAGACCATCCAGGAGACATTCGGCGACCTCTCGGAGGTGTCGGCGGCCTGGGTCGGCGACGGCAACAACGTCGCCCAGTCGTTCGCGAAGGGCTGTGCCATGACCGGCGTCGACCTGACCGTGGCGACCCCCGAGGGCTACGGGCTCAGCGACGAGACGCTCGACGCCTGTGCCGACCTCGGCGACGAGCCGGCCGTCACCACCGACCCGGCCGAGGCCGTCGCCCAATCCGACGTGGTGTACACCGACGTGTGGGTCAGCATGGGCGAGGAGGACGAGCGCGAGGAGAAGGTCGCCGCCTTCGACGGCTTCCAGCTCAACGGCGACCTGCTCGCGGGCACCGACGCGAAGGTCATGCACTGCCTGCCCGCCCACCGCGGCGAGGAGGTCGACGACGAGACCATCGAGGGCGAGCGCTCGCTGGTCTGGCAGCAGGCCGAGAACCGCATGCACGCCCAGAAGGCGCTCCTGACTAGTGTAGTGCGCGGGTTCTGA
- the thrC gene encoding threonine synthase: MSSLPLHAEAPAEPAEADDGVWLECIDCGDTYAPFDDIRYTCDCDALLEVRYADLPTWDEFEGRGVWRYSAALPFEVGVTLPEGDTPLHRVPRLEDDIGIESLRVKHEGMNPTGSFKDRGMTMGVRVAQELGVDRLACASTGNTSAALAAYGARAGLETLVLLPAGKVAAGKVAQASLHGARILEVDGNFDTCLDIVQDLASRGEAYLLNSLNPFRLEGQKTIGLEILEAHRDDYGEYPDRIVLPVGNAGNTSALYKCFRELVQAGALEPEEVPKLTGVQAEGAAPMVEAIEAGAADTRRWDEVETIATAIRIGNPVNAPKALPGIRETGGTAVAVSDEEITAAQRDLAGEGVGVEPASAASVAGLRKLREQGEIAADERVVCLTTGHLLKDPDAAAEAGADPEPVPGDTEGVLDHLAE; the protein is encoded by the coding sequence ATGAGTTCTCTCCCGCTGCACGCGGAGGCGCCGGCCGAGCCGGCCGAGGCCGACGACGGCGTCTGGCTCGAATGCATCGACTGCGGCGACACCTACGCACCGTTCGACGACATCCGCTACACCTGTGACTGCGACGCGCTGCTGGAGGTCCGCTACGCCGACCTGCCCACCTGGGACGAGTTCGAGGGCCGCGGCGTCTGGCGGTACTCGGCGGCGCTCCCCTTCGAGGTCGGGGTCACCCTGCCAGAGGGTGACACCCCCCTGCACCGGGTCCCCCGGCTGGAGGACGACATCGGCATCGAGAGCCTGCGCGTCAAGCACGAGGGGATGAACCCGACCGGCTCGTTCAAGGACCGCGGCATGACCATGGGCGTCCGCGTCGCCCAGGAACTCGGCGTGGACCGCCTCGCCTGCGCCTCGACCGGGAACACCTCGGCCGCGCTCGCCGCCTACGGCGCGCGTGCCGGGCTGGAGACGCTCGTGCTCCTGCCCGCCGGCAAGGTCGCCGCCGGCAAGGTCGCACAGGCCTCCCTGCACGGCGCCCGCATCCTCGAGGTCGACGGGAACTTCGACACCTGCCTCGACATCGTCCAGGACCTCGCATCGCGTGGCGAGGCGTACCTGCTCAACTCGCTCAACCCCTTCCGGCTGGAGGGTCAGAAGACCATCGGGCTGGAGATTCTCGAGGCCCACAGGGACGATTACGGCGAGTACCCGGACCGCATCGTCCTCCCCGTCGGCAACGCGGGCAACACCTCGGCGCTGTACAAGTGCTTCCGCGAACTCGTGCAGGCCGGCGCCCTCGAACCCGAGGAGGTCCCGAAGCTCACCGGCGTCCAGGCCGAAGGTGCGGCCCCGATGGTCGAAGCCATCGAGGCGGGCGCCGCGGACACCCGCCGCTGGGACGAGGTCGAGACCATCGCGACCGCCATCCGCATCGGCAACCCGGTGAACGCGCCGAAGGCCCTGCCGGGCATCCGCGAGACCGGCGGCACCGCCGTCGCCGTCAGCGACGAGGAGATCACCGCGGCACAGCGCGACCTCGCCGGCGAGGGTGTCGGCGTCGAACCCGCCTCCGCCGCCAGCGTCGCCGGCCTGCGCAAGCTCCGCGAACAGGGCGAGATCGCCGCCGACGAGCGCGTCGTCTGCCTGACCACCGGCCACCTGCTCAAGGACCCCGACGCGGCCGCCGAGGCCGGTGCCGACCCCGAGCCCGTCCCCGGCGACACCGAGGGCGTGCTCGACCACCTCGCCGAGTGA
- a CDS encoding DUF7504 family protein, with amino-acid sequence MSERAEVPLDAASLAPGTNLLVAGPAMTGKRQLLYHLLGHSGEADHATSIVTTRKAADTVEREYRAVDPDVTRLGIVDCVSRQRGFGTVEESPTRRYVGNAGDLTGIGIRTSEFMRRFQADDTVDTASVGLHTSSTVLMYTELRRVFQFYHVMTGRVESAGYTGVFVIDTPTADNALAVLKQLFDGLVEVRESEDGRQLRVRGIEAGPRQWTGF; translated from the coding sequence GTGAGCGAACGCGCCGAGGTACCGCTGGACGCCGCGTCGCTGGCCCCCGGGACGAACCTCCTCGTCGCCGGCCCCGCGATGACCGGGAAGCGCCAGCTGCTGTACCACCTGCTCGGACACTCGGGCGAGGCCGACCACGCGACCAGCATCGTCACCACCCGGAAGGCCGCCGACACGGTCGAACGCGAGTACCGGGCCGTCGACCCCGACGTGACCCGGCTCGGCATCGTCGACTGCGTGAGCCGCCAGCGCGGGTTCGGTACCGTCGAGGAGTCCCCGACCCGCCGGTACGTCGGCAACGCCGGCGACCTGACCGGTATCGGCATCCGGACCAGCGAGTTCATGCGCCGGTTCCAGGCGGACGACACCGTCGACACCGCCAGCGTCGGGCTGCACACCTCCTCGACGGTGCTGATGTACACGGAGCTCCGGCGCGTCTTCCAGTTCTACCACGTCATGACCGGCCGCGTCGAGTCCGCGGGCTACACCGGCGTCTTCGTCATCGACACGCCGACCGCCGACAACGCACTCGCCGTGTTGAAACAGCTGTTCGACGGGCTCGTCGAGGTCAGAGAATCCGAGGACGGCCGCCAGCTCCGGGTGCGGGGTATCGAGGCCGGGCCGCGGCAGTGGACGGGGTTTTGA